Proteins co-encoded in one Christiangramia fulva genomic window:
- the pepT gene encoding peptidase T, which produces MFRKDRIIDRFFGYVKIDTQSDPKSNSTPSTEKQWDLANKLVTELKEIGMQEVSIDENAYVMASLPANVSHKVPVIGFVAHFDTTPDFTGTNVNPQIVENYDGGDILLNEEKNIILSPEYFEDLIQYKGQTLITTDGTTLLGADDKAGITEIMTAMEYLIDNPEIPHGTIKVCFTPDEEIGRGAHKFDVQKFGAEWAYTMDGSQIGELEFENFNAAGAVVTVEGKSVHPGYAKDKLVNSMYIAQDFINSLPRLETPEHTEGRQGFFHLTNIHGNVEETVLEYIIRDHDKKHFEARKKMMKDLVAEICKQYERECVKIEIKDQYFNMKEKVEPVMQIVEIAEEAMKELHIKPIIKPIRGGTDGAQLSFMGLPCPNIFAGGHNFHGKYEYVPVESMQKATEVIVKIAEMTANKYKK; this is translated from the coding sequence ATGTTCAGAAAAGACAGGATCATAGACCGTTTCTTCGGCTATGTAAAAATAGATACCCAAAGCGATCCCAAAAGCAACTCCACTCCGAGTACCGAAAAACAGTGGGATCTTGCCAACAAACTGGTAACAGAATTAAAGGAAATCGGGATGCAGGAGGTGAGCATCGACGAGAATGCCTATGTAATGGCCAGCCTTCCGGCAAATGTTTCACACAAAGTGCCCGTAATAGGCTTTGTTGCCCATTTTGACACCACACCCGATTTTACGGGTACCAATGTGAATCCGCAGATCGTAGAAAATTATGACGGTGGTGATATTCTGCTGAATGAAGAAAAAAACATTATCCTTTCCCCTGAATATTTTGAAGATCTCATTCAGTATAAAGGCCAGACACTCATCACCACTGATGGAACCACTCTTCTCGGAGCCGATGATAAAGCTGGCATTACCGAGATCATGACGGCGATGGAATACCTTATAGATAATCCTGAAATTCCACACGGCACTATCAAAGTTTGCTTTACTCCCGATGAAGAAATTGGTCGCGGCGCCCATAAATTCGATGTGCAAAAGTTTGGCGCAGAATGGGCGTATACTATGGACGGCAGCCAGATTGGTGAACTGGAATTTGAAAATTTCAATGCGGCCGGCGCAGTAGTCACCGTTGAAGGGAAAAGCGTGCATCCCGGTTATGCCAAAGACAAGCTCGTCAATAGTATGTATATCGCGCAGGATTTTATCAATTCACTGCCGAGGCTGGAAACTCCTGAACATACCGAAGGCCGACAAGGTTTTTTCCACTTAACCAATATCCATGGGAATGTTGAGGAAACGGTTTTGGAATATATTATAAGGGATCATGATAAAAAGCATTTTGAGGCGAGAAAGAAGATGATGAAAGATCTGGTTGCAGAAATTTGCAAGCAATATGAACGGGAATGCGTAAAAATTGAGATAAAAGATCAGTATTTTAATATGAAGGAAAAGGTGGAGCCGGTAATGCAGATCGTTGAAATCGCTGAAGAAGCCATGAAAGAGCTTCATATAAAACCCATTATCAAACCTATTCGTGGCGGTACCGATGGAGCTCAACTGAGTTTTATGGGTCTTCCCTGCCCTAATATCTTTGCCGGCGGCCATAATTTCCACGGAAAATATGAATATGTCCCTGTAGAAAGTATGCAGAAAGCGACCGAAGTAATTGTGAAAATCGCTGAAATGACCGCCAATAAATATAAAAAGTAG
- a CDS encoding TonB-dependent receptor, with translation MKKNYFLMVCMLLVGWLTQAQITEVKGTVVDEQSQPLPGVSVAVKGTNKGTVTDFDGHYSIDASLGQTLVFTFVGFEPRQIEVDREVINVTLVAGMALNEVVLVGSRNRARTVTESSVPVDVLNVSEISQEVPQVNLNQMLNYVAPSFSSNTQTISDGTDHIDPASLRGLGPDQVLVLINGKRRHNSSLINVNGTFGRGSVGTDLNAIPAAAIGRIEVLRDGAAAQYGSDAIAGVINIVLKDDVDKLNFDVTTGANFTKNANEQTGGVDGETVNVAASYGIKLGDNGGSITFAGDFDYREDYNRMKEWEGSIFNAYNAVERVASNAGADIANLSNEQIKQFAQNVSYFDDSFKNDIANAEDRAALQSLLDLNVTENELDARNLNRSDFNMRVGQSALRGGRLFANMSLPIDDAGTELYSFAGMSSRKGNSAGFYRLPNQSRTYTPIYINGFLPEINSKINDKSLAVGIRGTVGEWDVDFSNTWGKNEFLYLISNTSNASLQRASPTSFDAGGFSFAQNTTNLDVSQLYDNIFEDLNVAFGAEYRLETYEIYAGEKASYEQYTQNGDVVTRADQMPATDFFGNPRPGGSQVFPGFSPKNELSRQRSSIAGYFDIEADFTKAFLLTFASRFENYSDFGSTINFKVSSRYKLTDNINIRGAANTGFRAPSLHQLYFNSTSTIFDNNGDPQEVGTFSNDSRPAQLLGIPKLKEETSKSISLGFTASMPEANITLTVDGYFVAIDNRIVYTGQFQGPGTGTELDNLLSQANATAASFFANAIDTESKGLDLVLTHKAFFSQNVQLKSDLAATLSKTKQVGDIKASPQLERAGLVNTYFPEDSRIYLEEAVPRTKINLTNSLALNKFNFFLRNVFFGEVTEAATTPESQQVFGSKLVTDFSIGYKVTDALRLTAGANNIFDIYPDRAEEQYGNRSGGRFDWSRRSQQFGIGGRFLFARLSISL, from the coding sequence ATGAAAAAAAATTACTTTTTAATGGTCTGTATGCTCCTTGTAGGGTGGCTAACGCAGGCACAAATCACCGAAGTTAAAGGTACAGTGGTAGATGAACAATCCCAGCCTCTGCCGGGAGTATCTGTTGCTGTAAAAGGAACAAATAAAGGAACGGTAACCGATTTTGACGGCCATTACTCAATTGATGCGTCACTGGGTCAAACCCTGGTTTTTACTTTTGTAGGTTTTGAGCCGCGTCAAATTGAAGTAGATCGTGAGGTAATAAACGTCACCCTGGTTGCGGGGATGGCTCTTAATGAAGTAGTTCTGGTGGGTTCGCGAAATCGGGCACGAACAGTTACTGAATCTTCAGTTCCTGTAGATGTACTGAATGTGAGTGAAATTAGTCAGGAAGTACCTCAGGTGAACCTAAATCAGATGCTGAATTATGTAGCACCTTCCTTTTCTTCAAATACTCAAACAATCTCAGATGGAACAGATCATATAGATCCTGCTTCTCTAAGGGGTTTGGGACCTGATCAGGTTCTTGTGCTTATAAATGGTAAACGAAGACATAATTCCTCTTTAATCAATGTAAATGGAACTTTCGGTCGTGGAAGTGTGGGGACTGATTTAAATGCAATCCCGGCCGCGGCTATAGGAAGAATTGAGGTGCTGCGCGATGGTGCGGCTGCTCAGTATGGTTCTGATGCTATTGCGGGAGTAATAAATATTGTTCTTAAAGACGATGTTGATAAGCTAAATTTCGATGTCACCACGGGAGCTAATTTTACAAAAAATGCCAATGAACAAACCGGCGGAGTAGATGGTGAAACCGTGAATGTGGCCGCAAGCTATGGAATTAAATTGGGAGATAACGGTGGTTCTATAACCTTTGCAGGAGATTTTGATTATCGCGAAGATTATAACCGAATGAAAGAATGGGAAGGCAGTATTTTTAATGCGTACAACGCGGTGGAAAGGGTTGCTTCAAATGCAGGCGCAGATATTGCCAATCTGAGCAACGAACAAATAAAACAGTTTGCCCAAAATGTTTCTTATTTCGATGATTCTTTCAAAAATGATATCGCTAATGCCGAAGACAGGGCAGCCTTGCAATCTCTTCTCGATTTGAATGTCACCGAAAATGAACTTGATGCCAGAAATCTTAACCGAAGTGACTTTAATATGAGGGTAGGCCAGTCTGCACTTCGAGGCGGAAGACTTTTTGCAAATATGTCTCTTCCCATTGACGATGCAGGGACCGAGTTATATTCTTTTGCAGGTATGAGTTCCCGGAAAGGAAATTCTGCCGGATTCTATCGTCTGCCCAATCAAAGCAGAACCTATACTCCAATATATATAAACGGGTTTTTACCTGAAATAAATTCAAAGATAAACGATAAGTCACTCGCTGTGGGAATTCGTGGTACTGTGGGAGAATGGGATGTAGATTTTAGTAATACCTGGGGGAAAAATGAATTCCTGTATTTAATTTCAAATACCTCCAATGCCTCCTTGCAAAGGGCCAGCCCGACAAGTTTTGATGCTGGCGGATTTTCTTTCGCGCAAAATACCACCAACCTCGATGTTTCTCAATTATATGATAATATTTTTGAAGACCTGAATGTCGCTTTTGGGGCAGAATATCGATTAGAAACCTATGAAATTTATGCCGGAGAAAAAGCCTCTTACGAGCAGTATACTCAAAATGGAGATGTTGTTACAAGGGCAGATCAAATGCCTGCAACCGACTTTTTTGGAAATCCAAGGCCAGGAGGATCTCAGGTTTTTCCAGGGTTTAGCCCAAAAAATGAACTATCGAGACAGCGTAGTAGTATAGCCGGATATTTCGATATTGAAGCAGATTTTACCAAGGCTTTCCTTCTTACTTTTGCTTCCCGCTTTGAAAATTATTCCGATTTCGGCTCTACCATTAATTTTAAAGTATCTTCGAGATATAAGCTTACCGACAATATCAATATAAGAGGTGCGGCCAATACCGGTTTTAGAGCTCCTTCATTGCATCAATTGTATTTTAATTCAACTTCAACAATTTTTGATAATAATGGTGATCCACAAGAAGTAGGTACATTTTCAAATGACAGCAGGCCTGCTCAGCTTCTTGGAATCCCAAAACTTAAAGAAGAGACTTCAAAAAGCATAAGTCTTGGTTTTACTGCCAGTATGCCCGAGGCCAATATAACCTTGACTGTTGACGGATATTTTGTGGCAATTGATAACCGCATTGTTTATACCGGCCAGTTTCAGGGCCCCGGAACAGGTACTGAACTCGATAATCTATTGTCTCAGGCCAATGCTACTGCGGCCTCTTTTTTCGCAAATGCGATCGATACCGAATCTAAAGGTTTAGACCTGGTACTAACGCATAAAGCGTTCTTTTCACAGAATGTCCAGTTGAAATCTGATCTTGCCGCTACACTTTCTAAAACGAAACAGGTGGGTGATATCAAAGCTTCTCCACAATTGGAACGTGCTGGATTGGTGAATACTTATTTTCCTGAAGATAGCCGTATTTATTTGGAAGAAGCGGTACCCAGAACCAAGATTAACTTGACAAATAGTTTGGCGCTGAATAAATTTAATTTCTTTTTACGAAATGTTTTCTTTGGAGAAGTGACCGAAGCCGCGACCACTCCTGAAAGTCAACAGGTTTTTGGTTCTAAACTGGTAACAGATTTTTCAATTGGATATAAAGTCACAGATGCTCTAAGGTTAACCGCCGGAGCCAATAATATTTTTGATATTTATCCAGACAGAGCAGAGGAACAGTATGGAAACCGAAGTGGTGGAAGATTTGACTGGTCCAGGAGATCACAGCAGTTTGGGATTGGAGGGAGATTTCTTTTTGCAAGGCTTAGCATTTCCCTTTAA
- the ggt gene encoding gamma-glutamyltransferase translates to MKKLILLFLISLISCQPAVKGVSEKKDKNTGLIANKAMVVSAREEASRIGLSILRKGGNAFDAMIATEMALAVAYPFAGNLGGGGFMVYRKADGSTGSLDYREKAPLAASKRMYQDAEGNVISEKSKIGGLAVGVPGTVAGIFAVHEKFGSLPMPEILKPVIALAKRGFVVTEHQAENLQKYRELFLKVNNDSILFSKAYMAGDTIHNLELANTLQQIAENGRKEFYNGSIGRELVNYLQAHGGIMTMEDLAEYRAQWRDPISVKYKDLKLISMPPPSSGGIVLGQILKMVEPFPLKEFGHNSEKTIQVLTEAERRAYADRSYYLGDPDFVNIPTDTLLSDSYLKNRMDKFSFTKATPSSEVEHGEIAGYESMETTHYSIVDQYGNAIAATTTLNGAYGSKLFVPELGFFLNNEMDDFSAKPGFPNMFGLIGAEANSIAPGKKMLSSMTPTIVEKNDKLWMVLGSPGGSTIITSVLQTILNVKEFGVTMQEAVDAPRFHHQWLPDEILFEPEGFDEKLLNSLQEKGYNINVGESTVIGKVDAILVLPDGRMEGGADRRGDDTAVGF, encoded by the coding sequence ATGAAAAAACTAATTCTCCTTTTTTTAATAAGCCTTATTTCCTGTCAACCAGCCGTAAAAGGTGTTTCAGAGAAAAAGGATAAGAATACTGGACTTATTGCCAATAAGGCAATGGTAGTTTCGGCGCGGGAAGAGGCTTCCAGAATTGGCCTTTCAATACTTCGCAAAGGAGGAAATGCATTTGACGCCATGATAGCTACAGAAATGGCCCTTGCAGTAGCCTATCCCTTTGCAGGAAACCTGGGAGGTGGAGGTTTTATGGTCTATCGGAAAGCTGATGGCAGTACAGGTTCACTAGATTATAGGGAAAAAGCACCGTTGGCAGCTTCTAAAAGAATGTACCAGGATGCTGAAGGAAATGTTATTTCAGAAAAAAGTAAAATAGGCGGTCTCGCCGTGGGCGTTCCAGGAACTGTTGCCGGAATATTTGCAGTCCATGAAAAATTTGGTTCCCTTCCAATGCCCGAGATACTTAAACCAGTGATCGCTCTTGCCAAAAGAGGTTTTGTGGTGACAGAACATCAGGCAGAGAATCTTCAAAAATATCGGGAACTTTTCCTTAAGGTTAACAACGATAGTATTCTCTTTTCAAAAGCTTATATGGCTGGAGACACCATTCATAATTTAGAACTGGCAAATACTTTACAGCAAATTGCGGAAAATGGAAGGAAAGAATTTTATAATGGTTCCATAGGCCGGGAATTGGTCAATTATCTCCAGGCTCACGGTGGGATCATGACCATGGAAGATCTCGCCGAATACCGTGCTCAATGGAGAGATCCAATTAGCGTTAAATATAAAGATTTGAAACTGATCTCCATGCCGCCTCCTTCTAGCGGGGGAATCGTGCTTGGACAAATACTGAAGATGGTGGAACCTTTTCCTTTGAAGGAATTTGGCCATAATTCGGAAAAAACCATACAGGTTTTAACCGAAGCGGAGCGAAGGGCGTACGCTGATCGCAGTTACTATCTTGGAGATCCAGATTTTGTGAATATTCCAACAGATACATTGCTAAGTGATTCCTATTTAAAAAACAGGATGGATAAATTTAGCTTTACCAAAGCTACCCCTTCTTCTGAAGTAGAACATGGAGAAATTGCCGGTTATGAAAGTATGGAAACCACTCATTATTCTATCGTAGACCAATATGGAAATGCCATCGCAGCGACGACAACCTTAAACGGCGCCTATGGTTCAAAACTTTTTGTGCCCGAATTAGGATTTTTTCTTAATAATGAAATGGATGATTTCAGCGCTAAACCCGGTTTTCCAAATATGTTCGGCCTTATTGGAGCTGAAGCCAATTCTATAGCACCCGGTAAGAAAATGTTGAGTTCTATGACCCCCACCATTGTGGAGAAAAACGATAAATTATGGATGGTGTTGGGTTCTCCCGGAGGTTCGACCATTATTACTTCAGTTTTGCAGACGATCCTTAATGTAAAAGAATTTGGCGTGACCATGCAGGAGGCGGTAGATGCCCCACGCTTTCATCATCAATGGTTGCCAGACGAAATATTGTTCGAACCTGAAGGTTTTGATGAAAAACTGCTTAATTCTCTGCAGGAAAAAGGGTATAATATCAATGTTGGGGAATCTACGGTCATCGGGAAGGTCGATGCTATCCTGGTGCTTCCCGATGGGCGTATGGAAGGTGGTGCCGATAGAAGGGGAGACGACACTGCGGTTGGTTTCTGA
- a CDS encoding LysE family translocator — MADQLIPFLTASILLTLAPGPDIIYVLVRSIAYNAKQGIVTATGLVSGILVHTSLVAFGVSAIIRQSENVFLIIKIFGAGYLLYLAWQVYKSNPEIAFSSEGIKNKSLWSLYRQGFIMNVLNPKVGIFFLAFFPGFLWEPEGNTVMQFYILGIIFMLQALLIFSIVALLADKISVFIKSHPKSGYFLKWMQIVIFILIAVLILK; from the coding sequence ATGGCCGACCAGTTAATTCCGTTTTTGACCGCTTCAATTTTATTAACCCTGGCACCAGGGCCGGACATTATTTATGTGCTGGTTCGATCCATTGCTTATAATGCGAAACAGGGAATTGTAACGGCTACAGGCCTCGTAAGCGGGATCCTTGTTCACACCAGCCTTGTTGCTTTCGGAGTTTCCGCGATCATCAGGCAATCAGAAAATGTTTTTCTGATCATTAAAATCTTTGGCGCAGGGTATTTGCTATATCTCGCCTGGCAGGTGTATAAAAGCAATCCCGAGATCGCCTTTTCTTCGGAAGGAATAAAAAATAAAAGTCTCTGGTCTTTATACCGGCAGGGATTTATCATGAATGTGCTCAACCCGAAAGTGGGCATATTCTTCCTGGCTTTTTTCCCTGGTTTTCTGTGGGAACCTGAAGGAAACACCGTCATGCAGTTCTATATCCTGGGAATCATTTTTATGCTGCAGGCTTTGTTGATCTTTTCAATTGTGGCGCTATTGGCCGATAAGATTTCGGTTTTTATAAAATCGCATCCCAAATCGGGTTATTTCCTTAAATGGATGCAAATCGTCATTTTCATCTTAATTGCGGTATTAATTCTGAAATAA
- the yajC gene encoding preprotein translocase subunit YajC, whose translation MDKLSQFAPIILMFAVVYFFMIRPQMKKAKQEKNFAAELKKGDRVVTKSGMHGKIIDFSEKNNAVIIETGAGKITFDRSSISMEMTQKLNEPAKAKK comes from the coding sequence ATGGATAAATTATCACAGTTTGCACCGATTATTTTGATGTTTGCGGTAGTGTATTTTTTTATGATACGCCCGCAGATGAAAAAAGCTAAACAGGAAAAGAATTTTGCTGCCGAACTTAAAAAAGGAGACCGTGTGGTCACAAAAAGCGGAATGCATGGCAAAATTATCGATTTCAGCGAAAAGAATAATGCGGTGATCATTGAAACCGGCGCGGGAAAAATCACTTTTGACCGTTCTTCCATTTCTATGGAAATGACTCAAAAATTAAATGAACCTGCAAAGGCCAAAAAATAA
- a CDS encoding quinone-dependent dihydroorotate dehydrogenase, with protein MYKSLIRPLLFKFDPEKVHYFTFDFLKSFCRIPGAIDFLKSKFLLQDKRLEREVFGLKFPNPVGLAAGFDKDAKLYKELSALGFGFIEVGTVTPKPQPGNEKKRLFRLPEDSAIINRMGFNNEGVEKMVERLRKNTDVLIGGNIGKNKVTPNENAVDDYLYSFEKLFDQVDYFVVNVSSPNTPNLRELQGKEPLKKLLNSLQQKNDQKAKPKPILLKIAPDLTDEQLLDIIEIVKGTGIAGVIATNTTISREGIHSENKNETGGLSGKPLTKRSTEVIRFLSEKSNKAFPIIGVGGIHTPEDAIEKLEAGASLVQLYTGFIYEGPALIKRINQEILKKGI; from the coding sequence ATGTATAAATCGCTAATTCGTCCCTTACTTTTCAAATTTGATCCTGAAAAAGTACATTATTTTACTTTTGATTTTTTAAAGAGTTTCTGCCGGATTCCCGGAGCTATAGATTTTCTGAAATCAAAATTCCTTCTGCAGGATAAACGCCTGGAAAGAGAGGTTTTTGGGTTAAAATTTCCTAATCCGGTGGGTCTTGCTGCGGGATTTGACAAAGACGCGAAACTCTATAAAGAACTTTCGGCCCTTGGATTCGGATTTATTGAAGTGGGCACGGTTACGCCAAAACCACAGCCGGGGAATGAAAAGAAAAGACTCTTCCGTTTGCCTGAAGATTCCGCGATCATCAACCGGATGGGTTTTAATAATGAGGGTGTTGAAAAAATGGTGGAACGCCTTAGAAAAAACACCGATGTACTGATCGGTGGAAATATTGGAAAAAATAAGGTCACTCCCAATGAAAATGCGGTTGATGATTATCTCTACAGCTTCGAAAAACTCTTTGATCAAGTAGATTATTTTGTGGTGAATGTGAGTTCCCCCAATACGCCGAATCTGCGTGAACTTCAGGGAAAGGAGCCGCTAAAGAAACTTTTGAATAGCCTGCAACAGAAAAATGATCAAAAAGCGAAACCGAAACCGATATTATTAAAAATTGCTCCCGATCTTACCGATGAGCAACTTTTGGACATCATCGAAATTGTAAAAGGAACCGGTATCGCCGGAGTGATCGCAACAAATACAACTATTTCAAGGGAAGGAATTCATTCTGAAAATAAAAATGAAACCGGCGGACTCAGCGGAAAACCTTTGACCAAACGATCAACCGAAGTGATCAGGTTCCTATCTGAAAAAAGCAATAAGGCTTTTCCGATTATCGGCGTAGGAGGAATTCATACCCCCGAAGATGCCATTGAAAAACTGGAAGCCGGTGCAAGCCTGGTTCAACTCTATACCGGATTCATCTATGAAGGACCTGCTTTGATCAAAAGGATCAACCAGGAAATTCTTAAGAAAGGGATTTAA
- a CDS encoding hydroxymethylglutaryl-CoA lyase: MTEIKLIECPRDAMQGIRDFIPTQEKARYIQSLLRCGFDTIDFGSFVSPKAIPQMRDTAEVLSKLDLSKTRSKLLAIVANTRGADDASKFEEIDYLGYPFSISENFQMRNTHKTIAESVEVLQEILNIAEKSNKEVVAYLSMGFGNPYGDPWNVEIVGEWTEKLSKMGVKILSLSDTVGSSTPEIIDYLFSNLIPKYPEIEFGAHLHTTPSSWHEKIDAAYKAGCRRFDGAIQGFGGCPMAKDELTGNMPSEKMLSYFNKAKAETHIKMTSFESAYNEASKIFAAYY, from the coding sequence ATGACAGAGATCAAGCTTATCGAATGTCCGCGTGATGCCATGCAGGGAATCAGGGATTTTATTCCCACTCAGGAAAAGGCCCGCTACATTCAGTCTTTATTGCGCTGCGGATTTGACACCATAGATTTCGGAAGTTTTGTGTCTCCAAAAGCCATCCCGCAAATGCGTGATACTGCCGAAGTACTTTCTAAACTTGATCTTTCCAAAACCAGGAGCAAACTTCTGGCCATCGTTGCCAATACCAGAGGCGCCGATGATGCTTCCAAATTCGAGGAGATAGATTACCTGGGATATCCATTTTCGATTTCTGAAAACTTCCAGATGCGGAATACGCATAAGACCATCGCGGAATCGGTAGAAGTGCTTCAGGAAATTCTCAATATCGCTGAAAAATCGAATAAAGAGGTGGTAGCCTATCTCAGTATGGGTTTCGGAAATCCTTATGGAGATCCATGGAATGTGGAGATCGTAGGGGAGTGGACCGAAAAACTCTCGAAAATGGGGGTGAAGATACTCTCGCTTTCCGATACCGTGGGAAGTTCAACACCTGAGATTATAGATTATCTGTTTTCGAACCTCATTCCCAAATATCCCGAAATTGAATTTGGTGCGCACCTTCATACCACACCTTCGAGCTGGCATGAAAAGATCGACGCGGCTTATAAGGCCGGTTGCCGACGTTTTGATGGCGCCATACAGGGTTTTGGAGGCTGCCCGATGGCCAAGGATGAACTTACCGGGAATATGCCCTCCGAAAAAATGCTTTCTTACTTTAATAAAGCGAAAGCCGAAACTCATATCAAAATGACCAGTTTTGAATCGGCTTATAATGAGGCTTCCAAAATTTTCGCTGCTTATTATTAG
- a CDS encoding DUF1573 domain-containing protein gives MKKAILMFAVVGGLVFTGCKDNNASDKVKAENVETAAERDAKENVYPEITFDETEYDFGNITKGTPVQHTFQFTNTGRAPLVITNATSSCGCTVPTYPKNETIAPGETGELLVKYNGSGNGQVTKTVTLSANTESGKEQIKIKAFVEPEGTNKAS, from the coding sequence ATGAAAAAAGCAATTTTAATGTTTGCAGTTGTCGGAGGTTTGGTTTTTACAGGTTGTAAAGACAATAATGCTTCAGACAAGGTTAAAGCTGAAAATGTAGAAACAGCAGCTGAACGTGATGCTAAGGAAAACGTTTATCCTGAAATCACTTTTGATGAAACCGAATATGATTTTGGAAACATTACAAAAGGAACTCCTGTACAACATACTTTTCAGTTTACCAATACGGGGAGAGCGCCTCTTGTAATCACCAATGCCACCAGCTCCTGCGGTTGTACTGTTCCAACCTATCCTAAAAACGAGACTATTGCTCCCGGAGAAACTGGTGAATTACTCGTAAAATACAACGGATCAGGAAACGGCCAGGTTACTAAAACAGTAACTCTTTCTGCCAATACCGAATCTGGAAAAGAACAAATTAAGATCAAGGCTTTTGTGGAACCTGAAGGAACCAATAAAGCCAGCTAA
- a CDS encoding imelysin family protein, whose translation MKRITGILLVFTLVFAACSKDDEGGSINPNNFDRQGMLANWADNIIIPAFSNFKNSTQDLEDKTTAFTSDPSEANLAELRAAFETAYLDFQTVSMFEIGKAMEINFRHFLNTYPADASAIEANIAGDYDLTSVNAYDQQGFPALDYMINGLGETDAEIAAKYASEDYKTYLENLASRINSLTAEVNSSWQGDFRDQFVNNTSSSSTGSIDKFTNDYIMYFEKFIRSGKIGFPAGAFTGTPSPGNVEAYYSEDFSRALYIKALESVQDFFNGKHFGSSETGKSFSQYINYMQPAMETENLASQINAQFDAIISQAETLNESLAAQVQNDNSKMLAAFDELQKAVVLLKVDMIQVLYIGVDYVDSDGD comes from the coding sequence ATGAAAAGAATCACAGGAATTTTATTGGTATTTACTCTGGTTTTTGCGGCCTGTTCAAAAGACGATGAAGGCGGCAGTATTAATCCTAATAATTTCGATCGTCAGGGAATGCTCGCCAACTGGGCCGATAATATCATCATCCCCGCGTTTTCGAATTTTAAAAATTCAACCCAAGATCTTGAGGATAAAACCACTGCTTTTACCAGTGATCCTTCCGAAGCGAATCTAGCAGAACTTCGTGCCGCTTTTGAAACAGCTTATCTTGATTTTCAAACAGTGTCTATGTTTGAAATTGGCAAGGCAATGGAGATCAATTTCCGTCATTTCTTAAATACCTATCCTGCCGATGCTTCGGCTATCGAAGCTAATATCGCGGGAGATTATGATCTTACTTCGGTTAACGCATACGATCAGCAGGGATTTCCGGCCCTGGATTATATGATCAACGGTCTTGGTGAGACCGATGCTGAGATCGCCGCTAAATATGCTTCTGAAGATTATAAAACCTATCTGGAAAATCTCGCTTCACGTATCAATTCTCTTACTGCAGAAGTGAATTCTTCATGGCAGGGCGATTTCAGAGATCAGTTCGTGAACAACACCAGCTCTTCCAGCACTGGAAGTATCGATAAGTTTACCAATGATTATATCATGTATTTCGAAAAATTTATCCGCTCTGGTAAAATTGGTTTTCCTGCGGGTGCCTTTACGGGAACCCCTTCTCCTGGAAATGTGGAAGCTTATTATTCTGAAGACTTTTCAAGAGCCTTATATATCAAAGCGCTCGAGAGCGTTCAGGATTTCTTTAACGGAAAACATTTTGGAAGCAGTGAAACTGGAAAAAGCTTCAGCCAGTATATCAATTATATGCAGCCTGCCATGGAAACCGAAAACCTTGCCAGCCAGATCAACGCTCAGTTTGATGCTATCATCAGCCAGGCTGAAACCTTAAACGAAAGCCTGGCAGCCCAGGTGCAAAATGACAATTCT
- a CDS encoding YdeI/OmpD-associated family protein, whose protein sequence is MAVSKVEEYIDKHPKWKKQLWQLHEMILTTELEPAIKWGGPVYTLNGKNVLGIGAFKNHFGIWFFNGALLKENTSLLVNAQEGKTKALRQIRFEEGDELKVSILLPYIQEAIQNQSEGKEVKPVRSKKIEIPALLSEAMKKDPEVKSGFEAMSPGCKREYAEYISEAKREETKLRRLEKIIPMIKSKKGLNDKYKY, encoded by the coding sequence ATGGCTGTTTCCAAAGTTGAAGAATATATCGACAAACATCCTAAATGGAAGAAACAACTTTGGCAGTTACACGAAATGATACTCACTACCGAACTCGAGCCCGCTATAAAATGGGGCGGTCCTGTATATACTCTAAACGGGAAAAACGTGCTGGGCATTGGGGCTTTTAAAAATCACTTCGGAATCTGGTTCTTTAACGGAGCTTTACTAAAAGAAAACACTTCCTTACTCGTCAATGCCCAGGAAGGAAAAACCAAAGCCCTGAGGCAAATTAGATTTGAAGAGGGAGACGAGTTAAAGGTTTCCATTTTATTGCCTTACATACAGGAAGCCATTCAGAATCAAAGTGAAGGAAAAGAAGTAAAACCCGTAAGGAGCAAAAAAATTGAAATTCCCGCCCTGCTTTCTGAAGCCATGAAAAAAGACCCGGAGGTAAAGTCCGGTTTTGAGGCGATGTCACCGGGTTGTAAAAGGGAATATGCCGAATATATTTCTGAAGCGAAAAGGGAAGAAACAAAATTACGCCGGCTGGAAAAGATCATCCCAATGATCAAAAGCAAAAAAGGACTCAACGACAAGTACAAATACTAA